TTCGGATGTATTGATATAATGAGTGTGTTCCACattcccccctcccctatttcgCTTTATAAAATATTCCAGACTATAATAGATGATAGGTACATCTCATGCTTTTTTTTCTCGTTTgtctatataattaatttgtctcTCTTGATTTTATAAGAGTGATATACATATACTTCATTTTATAAGAGTATTAATCGAATTATATTGATTCGActaaattttacattagttTGTATTACTTAGCTAATtagtttttttccctttaaatCTTAGTcaaattaattgtaattgatttgGTTTTCAGATTGTTTTTTAACTTGACAATACaaaatattgtatattttaaactttaaaacagttttttttttatttttgtcttttactTTTACCCTTTCTTTCTTACTCATTCATTTTAGTCTTCTTATAATCTTATGTAGTATTAACAAAAATGTcttaatttggaaatattttgtatgtgattttctttattttaatttgttctcttttaactattaaaaatatcttttacaaTGATCTGACATCACAGGgtgcttgtaatttttttccacgttattttaagctaaaataaatataagaataatttgTAACATCTATATTTtaagttcttaaaaaaaattgataaattaaaaaactttcaTTACTAATGCATAAACTTGgtaaaattcttaaattgatATAACACATGATCAAAACAAGAATTAAGAAACTCAAATGTAGTTCAACATTGGAGACAGTTTACAAAGGAATAGTAGTTTAAGAAAGCTTGAAAATCACTTGAGTAAATCTCGAAGCTTCTGACAAAATCCATCAACACATGCGGACTCCAAATTGTGGCTTACTAAGAAGTTCCTCAATTTTGCATGATTTGTCCTCACTTCTCTGCCAACTTCATTCTCATCATCCATCACAATTTTCACAGCTTTGCTTACACTCTCCTTCGTGAACCAGCCATCTTCTTCACCCTTCTCCACTTCAACCCCAATCTTTAAGTTTTCACCCATCATCCTTGCATTAACTATATGATCACCATCTACCTGTGGCAGTAACACTATTTGGCACTTATTCACTAGTGCCTCAGTTAATGAACCAGCACCACAATGTGTTATGAAGCAACCCACTGAAGGGTGTTCCAAAATCAACTGTTGCTGTATCCATCCACCGTGGACAATTCCTCTCTCTTCAACCCTTTCCTTGAACCCTTCTGGGAGAGCAGCTTCAAGTGTCTCAAACCCTATAGGAGTTTTTAAAACAGCCAAAAATGGAAGGCCAGTGAGTTCAAGACCCAACAGAAATTCTTGGAATTGATCATGTGGTAATTTCCATTCACTACCAAGAGCACAGAAAATAACTGAATCAGGCTTGAACCTTTCAAGCCATGAACCCCATCTTCCCTCTAAAACAGTGTTGGGTGGCTCAGGTATGATAGGTCCTGAAAGCAGAACAGACTTCCCAAACTGTTCTTCAAGGTAATCAACATAAGGCCCTTCAATTTCCCTGCAACCTTTGAATCCAATTGCATCAGATAGGCTTAAACCGCCGTAAAGACGGTCATAAAAGAGAACACCACTACCAAACTCCCAATTCCTCTTAGAAGCAAGAAACTTAGCTTCATGTGCATGAAGCTTGATGGATGAGACAGGGTACCCAAGAGGGGGTTGCATAAGATCAACTTCAGTTAAGTTAACACTGTTTTGCATCCTTGGTGGGGATGCATTGTAAGCTACTGTTGCTGGGCTAACAATcatgtattgaaaagatttgATTCCCAAGCGACGAGTCAAGTTTGGTAGCCAATATGTGAagtcaaagaaaacaatttgtgGCTTTAACTCAATGAGAAGAAGCTCTATGTCTTTCTCAGTGCGATCCATGGCTGTCATAATGAGTGGACCTAAAGAGAAAGAGACATCAGAAGTGGTTTCTGCGCCATGGGGAAGGCCTTCAACATGAGGAACATTGATAGGGTAAAAGGTGATGAGATGTGGGAACAGGTTGAATTGCTCTAACTTGTGTTGCGTTCTTTTGGGGATGAAGAAGGAGATTCTGTGTCCCCTCTTTGCTAATTTGTTTGAGAGGTGAAGATATGGAGTTAGGTGTCCCATGGCAAACCATGGAAACATTGCTATGTGCATAGAAGATGCATCCATGTTTGTTTGCCTGGACAAGTTTGCAGCTTCTCTGCACATAATATTCAAGTATATTAAGCCAATGTCTCTACTGTTGGAAGCCCACGTTATCTGCAAGTTGCACgttcctttatattttattattttggaaaaatttgttactactgaatctggtccattttccATTCATATTCATCCcatatctttgtaaatatatttgcaaccaccttcagtaacaaatcacgtacCCATCATTTATCTCACGTACTGATAACTTCTTATCTCTCACATCTGATAACTTCCTATCTCACGTTCTGATAACAACAAGTTGAGAGCTCTGTGATGGACAGACTCTACAAATAGGATggggtgctctcagttttgtattaccaaactcacttctctattcagaaaaaaaatacaccatcCCGTTCAATTTGCAATGACTGGAGGTACGCttgtaattctttttaatttccgctgtttgatctaaatatgttatttaaatttatttgcatgtttagatcagtgtatgtatatttttacatCTGCCtgaatccttaattttttattagtaaaatgtaataactaaaaaaaaacatgtatgcTTAAAATATGAAGCGTTGAATTGAAAGCTACTTTGGATCCTTCTAGGAAACAACGGTGGTTTGATGCTTTAGTTTATATAAACTTAAGGTATGAATTGTAACGTGAGGAGTGACTGtgatttgaagttttttttttccacgtTCATGGTGATTTGAAGTATGTAGTAATATAAAACC
The nucleotide sequence above comes from Glycine soja cultivar W05 chromosome 11, ASM419377v2, whole genome shotgun sequence. Encoded proteins:
- the LOC114374502 gene encoding UDP-glycosyltransferase 79B30-like, producing MCREAANLSRQTNMDASSMHIAMFPWFAMGHLTPYLHLSNKLAKRGHRISFFIPKRTQHKLEQFNLFPHLITFYPINVPHVEGLPHGAETTSDVSFSLGPLIMTAMDRTEKDIELLLIELKPQIVFFDFTYWLPNLTRRLGIKSFQYMIVSPATVAYNASPPRMQNSVNLTEVDLMQPPLGYPVSSIKLHAHEAKFLASKRNWEFGSGVLFYDRLYGGLSLSDAIGFKGCREIEGPYVDYLEEQFGKSVLLSGPIIPEPPNTVLEGRWGSWLERFKPDSVIFCALGSEWKLPHDQFQEFLLGLELTGLPFLAVLKTPIGFETLEAALPEGFKERVEERGIVHGGWIQQQLILEHPSVGCFITHCGAGSLTEALVNKCQIVLLPQVDGDHIVNARMMGENLKIGVEVEKGEEDGWFTKESVSKAVKIVMDDENEVGREVRTNHAKLRNFLVSHNLESACVDGFCQKLRDLLK